The window CCCGTCCGCGCCGCTGCCGCCGGGGCGGTAGCCGGCTGGTACCACCAGGTCGACGACCGCGGCTCCGTCGGCGCCGTGCCGGCGCAGCACCTCCTTGCGGCCGCCGCGGGTGGCCTTGCCGACGGACGTCTTGGCCACCGGGCGGCCATCGACCTCGACGAGCTTGTAGACGAAGCCGGCGGTGGGCGCGCCCGAGCCGGTGACCAGGCTGGTGCCTACCCCGTAGGCCGCGGCGGGGACGCCGGCGAGCCGGGCGATCCCGTGCTCGTCGAGGTCCCCGGTGACGATGACACCGGTCTCGGTGGCGCCCAGCGCGTCGAGCTGGATCCGGGCCGCGCGCACGCCGGCGGCCAGGTCGCCGCTGTCGATGCGGATGGCGCCGAGGCCGGGACCGGCGGCGGCGACCGCCGCCGCGATGCCCTCCCGCGTGTCGTAGGTGTCGACGAGCAGGGTGGTCTCGGCGCCGAGGGTCGCCACCTGGGCCGCGAAGGCGTCCCGTTCGGTCGCGTGGACGAGGGTGAAGGCGTGGGCCGCGGTGCCGGAGGTCGGCACCGCCCAGCGCCTGGCCGCCTCCAGGTTCGAGGTGGCGGCGAAGCCGACGAGGTAGGCGGCCCGGGCCGCGGCGACGGCGGCCTCCTCGTGGGTGCGCCGGGAACCCATCTCGATGAGAGGTCGGTCACCGGCCGCCTGCACCATCCGGGCGCCGGCGGCGGCGATCGCGCTGTCGTGGTTCAGGACCGACAGGGTCAGCGTCTCCAGCAGCACGCATTCGGCGAACGGGCCCTCCACCACCAGCACCGGGGTTCCAGGTAGGTAGGGCTCGCCTTCAGCGAAGCCATGGATGTCGCCGGAGAAGCGGTAGCCGGCAAGCCAGTCCGCGGTCTCGGCGTCGATGACGCCGGTGCCAGTGAGCAGACTCAGCTCGTCCGGGCCGAACCGGAAGTCAGCGAGCGCCTCCAGTAGCCGGCCGGTACCGGCGACGACGCCGTAACGGCGGCCGGCCGGCAGTGACCGAGCGAACACCTCGAAGGTGGCCCGACGCCCCGCGGCACCCGATTTCAGTGCTGCGCGGAGCATCGTCAGCTCGTAATGATCTGTAAAAAGCGCCGTGGACATCCGGACCAGGGTAGGTATCCCCAAGCCATGGCGCGCGGGAAAAGTCCGAATGGCGCGCCCAACGAAGGACGGGTGTCGCACAACCCTTCCAGCACCAAGGCGGACCGGCGGGTCCCGACGCGCCGACGGCACCGGACCAGCCCAGTTGGTCATGGCCGCCCTCCCCCGGCGCGACGCGCTAGTGCACCGTCGGAAAGGCCCATCGCCACAGGTCTTCTTCGACCGCGCGGCGCTGGCCGGCGACGCCGCGCGGGGGAGCACACAGGGAGATCACGCCCGACACGGGCGGGCCACGTCGAAAGCCGGGCGGGTTCGGGCAGGCTATGACGTGCGCGGGCTCACCGGACGTGCGCTGATGAACTGGTCACCTTCGCTGCCGGCCGGCGCCCGCGCCCTCCTGGATCCGTGCCGCCTGTGCCGCGGTAGACGGCGTGATCCCGGATGGCGTGCCCGTCCGTCGAGGTCGGCATGCGATCGTTGTGACCGTGCACGGCAACTATGCGGGGGTATTTCTGGTCGTCGTCGGCGGGGCGTTGTTTGCCCTGCTGGTGCTGGGTGGCCGAGCTGGAAGAAGCCTCGCGCGGGAGATCTGGGGCCGTATGGGCCTGCTGCGCTGGGTCGCTGTGGCCATCGTGGTCGTCGTCTTCCTCGACTTGGCGGACGGCATACCGAACAAGTGATCCGCCAACAACGAAAGACCAACAAGACACCTAAAAAGCAATGGAACGTCGACGAACGTCCGGTGCGGACAACGCCGTGGCTGGCGACGCGACCCCAGCGGTGCGACGGGATGTCGGCGGATCTCCTTACGCCCGGCCGCGTCCAGCGGTGGCGATCCGCACCACTACGGTCGCCCTCCCGAATGCATGTACGAATTGTCCCTATGCGCCTGCAGATGCCCGACTAGTTAGGCTCACTTCCTGTAACCCAGCTACGACCCGAGAGGACACCGGGTGACCGGTCAGACTTGGCTGTGGACGCCGCCACGGCCGACCCCTGCTCCCGTCGGCGTCGGCCAGCTGCTTCGCGCCTATCGGCAGGCCCACGGCCTAACCCAGCAGCAACTCGCCGACCAGCTGGGGTTCGACCAGTCGTACGTCTCCAAGGTCGAGAGCGGCCGGCGGGCGATCCATGACATCTCGACGCTGCGTCACATCGCCCGTCACCTCGACCTCGCGCCCGAGGACGTCGGCCTCGCGCCCGGCACGCTCGCGGACCGGCGTCGCGACGCCACCCGGGACGCGTTCGCCGAGCAGGCCGCCGCCAGCCAGCGCTCCTGGAAGGTCACCCGGGACACCCTCAACCGCAACCGGATCAAACTGGCCAAGGCCGCCGCCGGCCTCTACCCGGAGCCCTACCGCCTCTTCTCCGGTCTGCTGGCCAGGCCGGGCTGGATCTGGCCGCAACCGCTCGACATCGACGAGGTCGCGCTGCGCTGGGCCGACGACGTCCCCGAGCCGGTCCTCACCGGGGGCGAGCCGGAGACCGACGGCGCCCGCCCGCTGATCGCCGACGGCGGCCCGTACGTGCGCTACCAGCGCTACACCCGCGCGATGCGCGACCTGGACCGGCCGACCCTGTTCGAGAACCGGCTGAGCTTCCGGCTCGTCGACATCGCCCGCGACGAGACCACTCCTCGGCTGCTCACCGCCGGCGATGCGAGGACCGGCGCCGAGGCCCGCCCCGGCGGTGACCGCGCCGGCCTGCCCAGGCTCGCGTTCAGCCACACCACCTACTTCGACGCCGTCGACGTCTGTGAGACGGTGGCGCACGAGACCGCCGCCGCGATGATGTCCGGCGGGCTCGCCTGGCCGTCGCTGCCGTTCCGCCGCCGCGTCGGCGACCCGTTCGACCTCGCCAGCCGGCCGGTGCTGCCGTCCATCAACACGCTGACCATCCGGGCCGACCGCGACTCCGCGAGCTTCCTGCTGCACCGGCGCAGCGCCGGTTCGGTGGCCACCGCGGGCGGCGTCTACCACGTCATCCCGGCCGGGGTCTTCCAGCCGTCCGGGATCACACCCTTCCACCACCGGGCCGACTTCGACCTGTGGCGCAACATCATGCGGGAGCTGTCCGAGGAGCTGCTGGGCAACACCGAGCACGACGGCAACTCGTCCGCCCCGATCGACTACGACGCGGACGAGCCGTTCCGTGCCTTCGACGAGGCGCGCCGCGACGGCCGGGTACGGGTGTCCTGCTTCGGGGTGGGCGTCGACGCGCTGACCCTTTTCGCAGAGATCCTCACCGTCGTCGTCATCGAGGCCGACACGTTCGACAACATGTTCGCGGAGATGGTGCACAGCAACGCCGAGGGAACGGTGGTCGCCGCCGGGCCGCACCGCGCCGTCGCCGAGGGCATCCCGTTCACCTACGCCACCCTGCGCCGGCTCATCGACGGCGAGCCGCTCGCGCCGGCCGCCGCCGCCTGCCTGGAGCTCGCCTGGCGTCACCGCGAGCAGCTGCTGCCGGGGCTTCGGCTTCGAGCGGCGTCCTGAGTGCCGTCTCGCGGGGGACGCTCGCGCAGGATCCTGGTCACCGGCGCCGGCGGGTTCATCGGGGGTGTCGTCGCCGACCTGCTCGCGGCGCGGGGGCACCAGGTCACCGCGCTGGTGCGGCCCGGAGCGCCGGCGGCGCGGTCACCGGCGCTGCGGCGCGGCATCGAGGTGGTCGCGGCCGACCTGCTCGACCCACGCTCGCTGGACGAGGCGCGCCTTGACCGGGGCTTTGACGGCGTCTGCCACCTGGCGGCGCTGACCCGGGTGCGCCAGTCGCGCGCCGAGCCGCTGCGGTACTTCGAGACCAACGTCACCGGAACGGTCAACCTGCTCACGACGCTCGACCGCGGCGTCGCGGCGGGCGGGCCGCCGCCGGTGGTGGTGTTCGGCTCGACCGGGACCGTCTACGGCGACCCGGGCTCCGCTCTGGTCCCGGAGTCCCAGCCGGCCGAGCCGGTGCACCCGTACGGCGCCTCGAAGCTCGCGGCGGAGCACGCGATCGCCCACCAGGCCGCGACCGGCCGGATCGGTGCCGTCGTGCTGCGCTTCTTCAACGTTTCCGGTGGCGTGCCGGGGCACGTCGACCGGGACACGACCAGGATCATCCCGGCCGCGCTGCTCGTCGCCGCGGGCCGGACGGACGCCTTCCGGATCAACGGGGACGGGCGGGCGCTGCGCGAGTACGTGCACGTGCGCGATGCCGCGGAGGCGTACGCGCTGGCGCTGGAGGCCGTCCCGCCCGGCGAGCGCCGCGTCTACAACGTGGGCAGCGGGACCGGCGTGTCCGTCAGCGACGTGCTCGCCGCCGTCGAGCGGGTGACCGCGCGCCCGGTGCGCCGGGAGTTCGCCCCGCCGGTGACCGAGCCGCGGGCGCTGGTGGTCGACAGCGGGCGGATCCGTGCCGAGCTGGGCTGGCGGCCCCGCCACTCGAAGCTCGACCAGATCATCTCCGACGCGTGGCGATGGTCCCTCCTGCGCGGCCCGCTGGCCGGCGACAGCGGCGACGATGGCGTCGACGTCGACGTGCGTGACGGGTCGGGCACCCACACCGATGTGAGAAGAACCGCACCGCTATGACGCCGGGGCCTTGGACCGCCACCGCCGGCCGCCGGAACCCTGGAAAGGTCGTTGTCGTCGCGGCAGAAGCGGGGCCCATGACCGGATGCCTCTGGAAGCGCGAGGAGAGCCACGATTCGGTGGCTGTCGGCCGAGCGAGCCGTCCCTACCACGTCTACGACCACGAAGGGGACCATCTCGGCTCGTTCACGGCCTGGGAGACCGCCCATGAGTGGGCCCACCTCCAGGTGGCCCTGAGCGCGCTACCCGCGCCGCTCGAGGTCGAGGACCGCCGCCGGCGCACCCGCCGTCAGGTCTGGGTCGACCACTGCGCGCCCTTCCCGACGCCAGCCACCGAGGCGACCGGCTCTCCCGGCACCGACCCCGGCACCCCGCTCGCCGCATCCGCTTTCGCTTTCGCCCCGCCACACCCCCGCGGCCCCAGCTGAGGCGGACGGTCCGTGGCCGCCCGGGGCGCCCGACGAGGCCACGGTCCGCCACCGAGGCAGTCGGCCGTGGACCGCGCGGCGTCACGAAGACGACCGATTCCGACGAAGTCGCTGGTCGGCCGCCGGGGTAGTCGTGCACGCGATTCCGCTCGACCACCCCCATGGGCACACGTCGCCACCTCCGCACACTAATCTGGCGTCTAATGGCTGGCGATCTCCTTCGCGCGCGTGTCCACACGCCGCGTCGTGGATCGCCTTGGCGGACGACCAGCGGGGTGTCCCCGCCCGGTTTCCGGATGAACACGTTCCTGGGGGAACACGGTGGACGAACAGAGCGCTGGCGCGACGGAGTCGCGGACCACCTCCCGGCTGGTGGTAGACGTCGTCCGGGCGCTGCGAGGCTGGGTGGTGATCGCGGCGGGCGCTGTCCTACTGCTCAGCTGCTATTTGGGGGTCTCGGGCGAGAGCGACCCGGGGCTCCAACTGCCCTATGTGGTCTCCGGCGGGTTCGGCGGGCTGGCCCTCGTGCTCGTCGGCAGCGCCCTGCTGATCGCCGATCGGCTGGAGTCGACACAGGCAAGCCGCGCGACGGCCGCCCAGGGGCGCCTCGCCACGCAGGTCGACGACCTGCACGCCCTGGTGGTCGCCGCGGCGAACGCGGGCTCCCCCGCGGGCGCGGGGACGGTGCCGCCGCCGACCGCCCAGCCGCCGGCCCAGTCGCTGCCGGCCGACGACGGCTCGGTCTACGCGGTGCCGGGCGGGCGCACCTTCCACCGGCCCGGCTGTGAGCTGCTGGCCGGTAAGGCCGCGCAGCGGGTCGAGGCGTCGCAGGTCAGCGGGCGCGGCCTGTCTCCGTGCTCGGTCTGCGCGCCGATCCTGGTCGGCTAACCGATGCTCAGCGTCGACCTGGCGATCGCCGGCCTCGCCATCGGCGCGATCGCCGCGCTGTCCGGCATCGGCCTGCTGGTCACCTACCGCACCAACGGGGTCCTGAACCTCGCCCAGGGCGGCATCGCGGCCCTGGTCGCCTACGTGTACCGGCAGATGGCGGTCGAGTGGGACCTGCCCAAGTGGCTCGCGGCCGTGCTCGCGCTCGCCATCCTGTCACCCCTGCTCGGCCTGCTGCTGGAGCGGTTCGTCTTCCGTCCGCTCGCCCGGCGGCGCGCCTCCGCGGCTGAGTCACTGGTCGCGAGCCTCGGCGTGCTGGTGCTGACGCTGGGCATGTGCGCCGGCATCTGGGGGCTCGGCTCCAAGAACGACACCCCGCCGTTGTTCCCGAACAAGTCGGTCGGGATCAGCGGGCACCGCATCGGTGTCGACACGATCAGCACGCTCATCCTCATCGTCGTCTGCTGTGTCGCGCTCGGAGTGGTGCAGAACCGCACCAGGTTCGGCCGGCAGATGCGGGCCGTCGTCGACGACCGCCAGCTCGCGGAGCTGTCCTCGGTGCCGGCCGACCGGGTCGCCGCCGTCGGCTGGGCGTTCGGCACGACGCTCGCGGGCTTCACCGGCGTGCTGCTCGCGCCCCGGCTGCAGCTGTCCCCGTACGGGCTGTCGCTCGTCGTCCTGGAGACGTTCGCCGTCGTCGTCGCCGCTCGCCTAGCGAGCCTGCCGATCGCCGTGTTCGCGGGCCTCGCGATCGGAATCCTGCAGAGCGAGCTGACCCAGTTCAAGGTGGACGGCCAGTTCGCGGACGTCTACCGGTCGCTCGAGTCGAACCTCTTCGTGGTCGTCCTGCTCGTGCTGCTGCTGGCCATCCCGAAGCTGAAGGAGCTGGGCGACGCGGGCTCGGCCGGCCGGTTGTCCAGCCGCGGCGCGCAGGACCCGGCCGGGACGGTCGAGGAGCGCAGCAAGGACCTGGTGTGGAAGCTCGCGGGCTTCGTCATGCTGCTCACGCCGCTGCTCTTCCGGGCCGCGGACCTGCGTTCGGCCTTCGACGTCCCGGCCGTCGCCCTGATCATGCTGTCACTGGTGATCGTCACCGGCTACAGCGGGCAGGTGTCGCTCGGCGTCGCCGGCTACGCGGGCCTCGGTGCCCTGTTCTCACTGAAGCTCGCGAACGGCGACTTTCTCGGCCTGCCGAGGATGCCCGGACTGCTCGCGATCCTGGTCGGGGCGATCCTGGTCGCCCCGGTCGGTCTGATCACCGGCTACCCGGCGATCCGGCGGCGTGGCCTCACGCTCGCGTTGACCACGTTCGCCGTCGGCGCCGTCGTCAGCCAGTTCGTCTTCGAGCAGCCCAAGTTCTCCAGCGGTCTTTACGTCAACTCCCTGTACCTGGGCGGCTGGCAGCTCAACGACAAGGCGTTCTACGTCATCGAGCTGGTCGGTCTGGGCCTGGGCCTGCTCGCCGTGCGCAGCCTGCACCGCGGCCGGCTGGGCCGGGCACTGCTCGCGGTGCGCGACAACACCGGCGGCGCGGCGGCGGTCGGCGTCGACGTGCGCAACCTCAAGCTGATCGCGTTCACCATGTCCTCGGTCGTCGCCGGCCTCGGCGGCGCGCTGCTGGTGCAGGGCGCCTCGTCGTTCTCGTCGCAGACCTTCCAGCCGATCCAGAGCCTGCTGTGGTTCACCGCGATGGTGGTCTTCGGTGCGGACAGCGCGGTCGGCGCGATCATCGGCGCGTCCCTGATCGTCGCGATCGACGTGCTCGCACCGTCCGGCTCGTCGACGCTGGCGATCGGCATCCTGGCGCTCTCCCTGGGCTGGCTGCCCGGCGGCCTCGCCTCGGCCGTCCGCGGCCTGGCGCGGTTCGTCGCCCAGCGCCTCGCCGACCAGTTCGTCGAGCCCGAGGCCCTGGTCCGCCCGGTGCCGCGGCCGCCGGCCGCCGCAGGTCTCGGGGCAGCCATCCCCCGCCCCACCGCACCGGGCGACGCGGCTGCCACGGCCACGCCGGAGGTTCCGGCGGGCGTCTGGCTCAGCGAGCCCCTGGCCGCCGGCTCGGCGGGCCTCGCGGCCGCCGAGCGGATCGCGACCGAGCGTGGGCTCGACCTCACCCCGTTCGGCCAGACACTGCTACGCATGCTGAGCGCCAGGAGCACGGGCCCCGACGCCGTGATCCCGGCACCGGCCGGCGAGGTCGGGCCACGCGCCTCCGGTTCGTCCACCGGCCAGCAGGCCGGCTCCGTGCCGGCGGGCTCGAACAGCAACCACCTGGAAGGAGGCCGGTGGTGAGCCGCGCCGAACTACGCGCCGTCGGCCTCGTCCGTCGCTACGGCGGGCTCACAGCGGTCGACCACGTCGACATCTCCGCGCCGCCTGGGCTGATCACCGGGCTGATCGGTCCGAACGGTGCCGGCAAGTCGACGGTGTTCAGCCTGCTCACCGGCGTCGAGCAGCCCGACGAGGGCGCCGTGCTGCTCGGCGAGCGTGACATCACCAAGCTGCGCCCCGACCAGCGTTCCCGGCTGGGGCTGGTACAGACGTTCCAGGTGCCGTCGCTGTTCACCAGCATGACCGTGCGGGACAACCTGCTGGTCGGCGTCGAGAACCGCCGCCGGGACTACGCCGGCGGCCTGTTCGGCCGCGGCATACGCGGCAACGCGCGGCACGACGAGGTAGTCGACGAGATGCTGGCCTCCCTCGGCCTGACCGACGTGGCCAACGTGATCACCGGGTCGCTGCCCACCGGAGCGCTGCGGCTGGCCGAGTGCGCCAGGGCGCTGTGCACCCACCCGGACGTGCTGCTGCTCGACGAGCCGGCCAGCGGCCTCGACGCCGCCGAGACCGAGCGGTTCTCCCAGTTGCTGCGCCGGATCGCCGCCAACGGCGTGGCGATCGTGCTCGTCGACCACGACGTCGACCTGGTGTTCACCGTGTGCGACCAGGTCTACGCGATGGTCGGCGGCCGGGTGGTCGCCCACGGCGACCCGGCGGCGGTTCGCGCCGACCCGACCGTCCAGTCCGTCTACCTCGCGCAGGGAACGGTGGCATGACCGCTCCGGATTCATCGTCCGCCGCCATCGCGGCCGGCTCGTCCGCCAGCGCACTGGCGGCCGCGGCCGCGGCGACGGCACGCGCCGGCGCTCCGGCCCCCGACGGCATCGAGCTGCGGCTGACCGGTGCCCGCG of the Pseudofrankia saprophytica genome contains:
- a CDS encoding nicotinate phosphoribosyltransferase, whose product is MSTALFTDHYELTMLRAALKSGAAGRRATFEVFARSLPAGRRYGVVAGTGRLLEALADFRFGPDELSLLTGTGVIDAETADWLAGYRFSGDIHGFAEGEPYLPGTPVLVVEGPFAECVLLETLTLSVLNHDSAIAAAGARMVQAAGDRPLIEMGSRRTHEEAAVAAARAAYLVGFAATSNLEAARRWAVPTSGTAAHAFTLVHATERDAFAAQVATLGAETTLLVDTYDTREGIAAAVAAAGPGLGAIRIDSGDLAAGVRAARIQLDALGATETGVIVTGDLDEHGIARLAGVPAAAYGVGTSLVTGSGAPTAGFVYKLVEVDGRPVAKTSVGKATRGGRKEVLRRHGADGAAVVDLVVPAGYRPGGSGADGRRTADGQVHRSDGLAPAELDGPVAPPPVPGQLGGPGYDRPLLVPLVRAGAVVDATATGAAGLRRAREHHRAAIADLPAHARSVTFGHPCLPVISAVPSP
- a CDS encoding helix-turn-helix domain-containing protein, which translates into the protein MTGQTWLWTPPRPTPAPVGVGQLLRAYRQAHGLTQQQLADQLGFDQSYVSKVESGRRAIHDISTLRHIARHLDLAPEDVGLAPGTLADRRRDATRDAFAEQAAASQRSWKVTRDTLNRNRIKLAKAAAGLYPEPYRLFSGLLARPGWIWPQPLDIDEVALRWADDVPEPVLTGGEPETDGARPLIADGGPYVRYQRYTRAMRDLDRPTLFENRLSFRLVDIARDETTPRLLTAGDARTGAEARPGGDRAGLPRLAFSHTTYFDAVDVCETVAHETAAAMMSGGLAWPSLPFRRRVGDPFDLASRPVLPSINTLTIRADRDSASFLLHRRSAGSVATAGGVYHVIPAGVFQPSGITPFHHRADFDLWRNIMRELSEELLGNTEHDGNSSAPIDYDADEPFRAFDEARRDGRVRVSCFGVGVDALTLFAEILTVVVIEADTFDNMFAEMVHSNAEGTVVAAGPHRAVAEGIPFTYATLRRLIDGEPLAPAAAACLELAWRHREQLLPGLRLRAAS
- a CDS encoding NAD-dependent epimerase/dehydratase family protein, with the protein product MPSRGGRSRRILVTGAGGFIGGVVADLLAARGHQVTALVRPGAPAARSPALRRGIEVVAADLLDPRSLDEARLDRGFDGVCHLAALTRVRQSRAEPLRYFETNVTGTVNLLTTLDRGVAAGGPPPVVVFGSTGTVYGDPGSALVPESQPAEPVHPYGASKLAAEHAIAHQAATGRIGAVVLRFFNVSGGVPGHVDRDTTRIIPAALLVAAGRTDAFRINGDGRALREYVHVRDAAEAYALALEAVPPGERRVYNVGSGTGVSVSDVLAAVERVTARPVRREFAPPVTEPRALVVDSGRIRAELGWRPRHSKLDQIISDAWRWSLLRGPLAGDSGDDGVDVDVRDGSGTHTDVRRTAPL
- a CDS encoding ABC transporter permease, translating into MLSVDLAIAGLAIGAIAALSGIGLLVTYRTNGVLNLAQGGIAALVAYVYRQMAVEWDLPKWLAAVLALAILSPLLGLLLERFVFRPLARRRASAAESLVASLGVLVLTLGMCAGIWGLGSKNDTPPLFPNKSVGISGHRIGVDTISTLILIVVCCVALGVVQNRTRFGRQMRAVVDDRQLAELSSVPADRVAAVGWAFGTTLAGFTGVLLAPRLQLSPYGLSLVVLETFAVVVAARLASLPIAVFAGLAIGILQSELTQFKVDGQFADVYRSLESNLFVVVLLVLLLAIPKLKELGDAGSAGRLSSRGAQDPAGTVEERSKDLVWKLAGFVMLLTPLLFRAADLRSAFDVPAVALIMLSLVIVTGYSGQVSLGVAGYAGLGALFSLKLANGDFLGLPRMPGLLAILVGAILVAPVGLITGYPAIRRRGLTLALTTFAVGAVVSQFVFEQPKFSSGLYVNSLYLGGWQLNDKAFYVIELVGLGLGLLAVRSLHRGRLGRALLAVRDNTGGAAAVGVDVRNLKLIAFTMSSVVAGLGGALLVQGASSFSSQTFQPIQSLLWFTAMVVFGADSAVGAIIGASLIVAIDVLAPSGSSTLAIGILALSLGWLPGGLASAVRGLARFVAQRLADQFVEPEALVRPVPRPPAAAGLGAAIPRPTAPGDAAATATPEVPAGVWLSEPLAAGSAGLAAAERIATERGLDLTPFGQTLLRMLSARSTGPDAVIPAPAGEVGPRASGSSTGQQAGSVPAGSNSNHLEGGRW
- a CDS encoding ABC transporter ATP-binding protein; amino-acid sequence: MSRAELRAVGLVRRYGGLTAVDHVDISAPPGLITGLIGPNGAGKSTVFSLLTGVEQPDEGAVLLGERDITKLRPDQRSRLGLVQTFQVPSLFTSMTVRDNLLVGVENRRRDYAGGLFGRGIRGNARHDEVVDEMLASLGLTDVANVITGSLPTGALRLAECARALCTHPDVLLLDEPASGLDAAETERFSQLLRRIAANGVAIVLVDHDVDLVFTVCDQVYAMVGGRVVAHGDPAAVRADPTVQSVYLAQGTVA